The proteins below are encoded in one region of Silene latifolia isolate original U9 population chromosome 2, ASM4854445v1, whole genome shotgun sequence:
- the LOC141641953 gene encoding uncharacterized protein LOC141641953, with protein MAFSYTLSSKAKRIRNSFPYWIVGGPGCGNVCTVKCDAAWRADRSAGMGWCLLDGNGTLRNTAHARSFASSALHAKGHAAIMALKWALDEGYLHVRLVTDCLNLVLQAAGAEKPIASINCIIQDIKSIASHFHCCSLSFCPRGVNRIAHNLAQGALV; from the exons ATGGCGTTTTCCTATACATTAAGCAGCAAAG CTAAGAGGATTAGAAACTCCTTCCCCTACTGGATTGTTGGTGGACCTGGGTGCGGAAATGTTTGCACTGTCAAGTGTGATGCTGCTTGGAGGGCTGATAGAAGCGCTGGCATGGGGTGGTGCTTATTGGATGGTAATGGGACCTTAAGGAATACTGCTCACGCTCGCTCGTTTGCCTCTTCTGCCCTGCATGCCAAAGGACATGCAGCTATCATGGCGCTcaaatgggccttggacgaagggTACCTTCATGTTAGACTTGTTACGGATTGTCTTAACTTGGTTTTGCAGGCTGCGGGAGCGGAGAAGCCGATTGCATCTATCAACTGCATTATCCAAGATATTAAGTCTATTGCGTCTCATTTTCATTGTTGCTCTCTTAGTTTCTGTCCTAGGGGAGTGAATAGGATAGCTCATAATCTTGCTCAGGGAGCTCTTGTGTAA